The Desulfobotulus pelophilus genomic interval AGGACAAACAGGTTTCCGATACCAATAAGGATATGCAGACCTATATCCGGAATGCGGCCAGTGCCACTTCCTGGGGGGGCGAGCTTTCCTTCACCGCCCGTATTCTTCCCGGTTTCGATGTCTTTGGCGGCATGGGCGTGACCCAAAGTGAGATTGAGAAATGGAAAACCTATGAGCAGGACAGTGGCGGGAATGTGGTGGCGCTGGATTACAGTGGTAAAAAACTCCAGAACGTCCCTGAATACACCGTCTGCCTGGGCGCTCAATATCGCCATGCCAGCGGCCTGATGGCCCGTGTGGATGTTCATGGCGTGGGCGAGTTTTATGGTGATCCCAAAAACAGTACGCGGCAGGAAGCTTACCGGCTGCTGAACGCCAAAATCGGATATGAGACCGAGGCCTGGGATATTTCCCTCTGGGGAAAAAACCTCACGGATGAGACCTATGCCACCTATATCGCCCCTTATAAAGGTGCGGCCGGAGAGCTGGTGGGCAATTCGGCTAAAGATGGCGATCCCCTGACCTTTGGCGTGACCGTGAACCTGCGGTACTGAGGACTGGATTCCGTCACCCGGTGAAATCGCAGGCCTTATGCCGGCTTTTTCAACCGGTGGAGAGCAGGCCAGTCAGTAATCTGTTGGGAAAATGCCGCCCATACCAGCCTGTGTCATGGGCGGTGGGAGAAAAAATTCCGGAATCTTTCCGGTTGTGATGTTTTGTTATGCAGGTGCATAGACCCTTGCCCGGCCCATGAGAATTCGGGGACGGGCAAGCTCCCTGAATCCTTTTGCAAGGACAGCCTCGTGTTCCTTAGCGAAAGCTTTTGCTGTTACGTGGAAGCAGGGTTCGGAGAGAAAGAAACGACCATTCGGCCTGATGAGGCTGCGAATTTCTTCCAGATGGGTAGGTATGTCCGGCACCTCGTGGAGCATCCAGAATGCATTGATGAAATCAAAGCGGCCTTCCGTGCCGATACGGTCAGCCTGGCAGAGATGGGGAAAGATGAGGTCTGCCACACCTTCTCTTCTGGCGCGGGATAGCATGCGGTTGAGCATTTCAGGCTGAAGATCGGCGGCGAAGACAACTCCCTTGGGGCCAGTGATACGGGCCATGGGAATGGCGGCGAATCCACCACCGCAGCCAATATCCAGAATCCGCATGCCGGGCCGGACCCATGGCGCATAGATGCGCTCTGGCTGGTGCAGCATGCGGCGGAGCGGGTTTTCAAGATGGACAACGTGTTTGTGAGAGCAGATATGGGGCATGAAATTCTCCTGTATTAGGTTTAGCAGCTAAACAGCGCGGGCAACAAAAATCTCAAAATGGCCTGCTGTTGCCGGAGATTTTAGCGATGACGCTCGGTCATTTCCTTCAGCAGTACAAAAAAGTCCTCAAGCACCTGGAATTCGGAGTCACTCATATCGGACATGCGTTGGATAAGTGGAGTATCCATGGTGGCATGGTACTGCTCGTGCCCTTCAAAAGCGGATTTTCCAGCTGGAGTGAGCCAGATCTGGTACCGCCCGTCATCGGAAATCTCATCGGTTCTGGTGATGAGTTCTTTGGCTTCCAGCTTTGCCAGTACCTGGGACACGGCCCCCCGGGTAACGGCTGCCAGGGCTGCCAGAGCTGCGGGATGGATGCCGGGGTTTTGTCCGATTCGCATGATCATGTGGATTTCCGATGGAAAAAGAGGAGGGCTCCCGCCGTAGACCCGTGCTTTGCGTTCATTGCGGCGGATGCCTTCGACCACCTGTAAAAAAAGGTTGATCAGATTCTGTGTTCGGCATGTTCGGTCGTTCATGGTCTCTTTGTATAGTAGCTAAACTTGCTGCGTCAAGAGTAAAATACAATCCATGTGACAGGTACTGATTTTCATGAAGAACAGAACCGGGGGAGACGGGATCAGCCCCGGTTCACCGGCCTTTCACCTGCCGTTGCGTCATGCCCTCTGACCCGGTGAACGGGTACTGAAAGGGCATGTATGGGGGTTTTTTGTTTAACAGGGTGGGTCAGAACCGGCCTTTCTGGCATGGGGAAGAGGCAGGGTTGACTGAAAAAGATTGGTTCTGGCAAGGTTTCTTACAGCCAGAACGGCGGGGTGCTTAAGCCGACGCTCAAGGGAGATGGCGTAAAAGCGGATCATTTCGCTTTCGGAAGATCCGATGATCCGAACACCGTACTGCCTGACCACCTCATCGGCTATGACGGAGGGTACGGGAAAGATCCCCAGCCCCGTATGGCCGAAGGCTTTCAGAAGTGCCGTATCGGCAAATTCTGCCACTATGTGCGGCCGGAGATGATTTTTGGAAAGCCACTGATTGACTACGGCCCGCAGGGAAGTACCCTCCGATGGCATGAGCATGGGCGCATTCTGCAGGGAAGCGGGAAAGCTGTCCGCCAATCCTTCTGCCAGTGAAGGACTGGCACAGAAGGTTACCCCGGACTGGCCCAGCTCATGGCTGTAGGCCTTGACGCCCAGCTCCCGGGGCAGGGTCTGGTCGGCAATCACCAGATCGAGACGGTGGATGGCCAGCTCTCCGAAAAGCCGCTCCGGCTTATCATTGTGACAAACCAGCCGTATGGGTTCGGAGAGGTTCAGGGTGGCACTGAGCAGCTGGTAGGCAATGGATTTAGGAACCGTATCCACAACTCCTACCCGAAAAACAAAGCCTCCGCTGATGGCCTGATCCCTTACCAGCAGTTCTATTTCGTTGCCTATCTGAAAAATTTCATCCGCGCGGGAGAGGGCTACTTCTCCGGCCTGGGTCAGTTCCATGCGTTTGCCTACCCGCCTGAACAGATGGGTTCCCAAAGATGCTTCCAGCTCACCAATCTGATGGCTGATGGTCTGCGGTGTAACATGCAGATGTTTTGCCGCACGTATCACACCACCTGACTTGGCAACATTCCAGAAATAATACAGTTGTTTATAGTTGAGCATGGAGTTTCCTGCTTTCTTATTGTCAGTTTTATTCGAATAATAATTCAAAATTATATGAATTCTGTTTCGCTCTGACAAGGTATATCCATCATTTTTACAGATGGCTATGGCTCTGCATCGGCTCGGACTTTGCCCTCCTATGGGGACCGTTGCCAGAAGCGGATGGTCTGGTTGTTTTCCGGGCAATACAGCAGAAAATCTGTTGCCCCGGTCTTTTCATGCTCCTTCCGGCCCTTGCGCTGATGCGTTTGTTTGAATGAAATCAAAGGCTGCGTACCCCCTGAATACATGGGGCGGGGAAAGGCCCTCTGCCTGCCGGTCTGCTGGATGATTGCTGACGGGTATACCGTTGGCAGCGCAGCCCTGTTCCGTCATTATTTCAGTGATAATAAAGTCGCTTGCAAGGAATCCGGGGTGCTTTGTCTGCCTGCTATCAGTTTTTTTCGAATGATAAATCAAAATAATACGACTTTTCTTTCGTCTTGGCTGGGTGTATCCCCTTTTTTCCCAATACGTACTGGCCGAAGATTTGGGTGATAAAACCCCTTGAGCCAGAATTTCTGAAAAAATGATTGGCAACGGATGTGGCTGATTGTTTGTGGAGCAGCATGGAAGCCTTTGTTTTGGAAAGGATCTGACATGCTGTGTGATTTATTTGAAAAGGAGATGTCCATCCATGAACACGGAGGCAAGTGAAGCCCCTCTGGTGGGGATCATCATGGGATCCCGCTCGGACTGGGAAACCATGCGCCATGCGGCGGATATGCTGGATGAGCTGGGTGTTTCCCATGAGGTGGAAGTGGTATCGGCCCACAGAACACCGGATAAGCTGTTTCAGTATGCCGAATCCGCAGAGGAGAGGGGTCTTGAGCTTGTGATTGCCGGAGCCGGTGGCGCGGCCCATCTTCCGGGTATGGTTGCGGCAAAGTGCGTCCTGCCTGTTCTGGGGGTTCCCGTGCAGTCCAGGGCACTCAATGGCATGGACTCCCTTCTTTCCATTGTGCAGATGCCAGCCGGTATTCCCGTTGGCACCCTTGCCATTGGCCGGGCTGGAGCCATTAACGCCGCATTGCTGGCCGCCAGTATACTGGGCATCCGCTACCCTCAGATTCGTCAGGCCGTGGCTGCCTATAGGCGCAGCCAGACGGAAAGCGTTCTGGCACAGCCGGATCCGCGAAGGCAGACACCATGAAAATCGGGATGCTGGGAGGCGGGCAGCTGGCCCGAATGCTGGCTCTGGCCGGTATTCCCCTTGGCTGTGAATTTACCATTTTTTCCCCGGACCGGAAGGCCTGTGCTGCGCCACTGGGACGCTCATGCTGTTGTGATTACAGCGATGAAGAAGCTCTCATGGATCTGGCGGCCAGCTCTGATGTTATTGGTTTTGAATTTGAAAATATTCCTGTCCGGACACTGGATTTTCTTGCGGCCCATGTACCTGTCCGTCCCGGGCCGGAAGCATTGAGGCTGGCCCAGGACCGTGTCTTTGAAAAGGAGCTTTTTACGGAGCTGGGCATACCCTGTGCGGCCTTTTTTCCCGTGGATTCTCTGGAAGATCTTCACCGGGCAGCGGCATCCACAGGTCTGCCCGCCGTTCTCAAGGCGAGACGGCAGGGATATGACGGCAGGGGGCAGACCCTTATACGGCAGACGGATGAACTGGCTCCGGCCTGGCAGCTTCTGGGTGGGCAGCCCGCCATTCTGGAAAGTCTTGTGGATTTTGAACGGGAAATATCCGTCATTGCCGTACGTGCCGTATCCGGGGAAACGGCCTTTTATGCCCTGTCCGAAAACACCCACCACCATGGCATACTGCGCCTCGCCGTAAGTCAGCCCCATGATTCCATGCAGGCACAGGCGGAGATTTATGCCCGAAGGCTCCTTGACAGGCTCGATTATGTCGGGGTGCTGGCTCTGGAACTTTTTCAGGCAGGTGACCACCTGCTTGCCAATGAATATGCACCAAGGGTCCATAATTCAGGCCACTGGACCATCGAGGGAGCGGCAACAAGTCAGTTTGAAAATCATCTGCGGGCCATCATGGGACTGCCGCTGGGTTCAACGGCTCTTCGGGGGGTTGCCGCCACCATCAACCTCATCGGTACCGTGCCGGATATGGCCCGGATACTTGGAACTCCCAACACCTGTCTGCACCTTTACGGCAAGGCCTGTAAACCAGGCCGCAAGCTCGGCCACGTAACGGTATGCGCCGACAGCATGAAGCAGTTGAATCAGATTCTCTCGGATCTGTCAGGACTGTTCTCATCGGAAGCGGTGTCTGCCGTGGCCGAAACTGGCCATTATCAGAATCAGAAATAAGGAGGATGTGCATGAGAGAGTCAAGTTACAAAGTGCTTCCCGGCCCGGAGGGCTATCTGCCCCCTGCGGCCGCAACAATGGGGGTGATGCTTCCCGATCCCGGTCAGGCGATCATGGAAGGGGCGTCGGTGGACAGTGATGTTGCCCTGCGGGCGGCTGCCCGGAAGCTGATTGAAGCCAGAAATCCGGTTTTCTTCCCCGGTCCGCTGATCCTCTGGGACTGGAAACCCGGCGTGGCGGAAAAGGCCACAGCCCTCAAAGAGCTTGCAGAAGCCGTTGGGGCAAAGATGATTCCCATGCCGGACTACCGGCCCAAGTACCCGATGATCAATCCTGCCATTGAGGTCAACCCCAACCACCCGAATCTTACCATCTGGCACAACAAGATTGATGTCTGCCTTTTTATCGGTGTTCATTGTCACTATGCCAATCTTGCCCTGAAGATCATCCGCGGCGGAACCGACTGCTACACCATAGCCGTATGCGCCGAGGCGGGTCATGAGGACGCCATGATCTCCCTGCGGGATGCCGGTCTCTGCGAACTGCAGCGATTGCGGGAACTTGTAATTGAACTGAAAGGTGGCATAAACCAATGATAGATCAGAAGATTGTTGATCCGGATTATCTATTGTTTGAAGCCCCCCGCACCAGTGAGTACATCACCGGCAGCGAGGCTGTCAGGGAGGCCATAAAACGTGCCAACGTGGATATGGCCATTGCCTATCCCATTACACCCCAGTCCGAAAGCATGCATCTGGTTGGAGATATTTATGCCCAGGGGTATGTGAAGGAATATTTCCGGGGTGAAAATGAATTTGCCGTCATGTCTTCGGTTGCGGGTGCCTCCATGGCCGGGGTGCGTGTTTTTACGGCCACGGGCGGTCCCGGAACCATGCGTGCCTTTGAGGTGTTCCCCACCTGGGCCGGTGCCCGTCTTCCCATTGTCTGTGCCTTCATGACCCGCGGAGTGAACTCCCCCCTGACCATCCAGCCGGACACCATTGAGATGGCCTATCTGCTGGAAACGGGCATCCTGATGCTGCATGCGGAAAATTCCCAGGATCTGCATGACATGCTCCTCATGGCCTTCATGGTGGCAGAAAAAACGGACGTGCATATTCCTGTGGGAGTCTTTGCAGACGGGTTTTTCGTGACCCATACCCGGGACAAGGTGAATATGCTCCCCGAAGACTGCAAGCTTCCTTCCTATGATCCCTATAGTGCTCCGGTTCCGGTTATGGATATGGAAAATGTACCGGTACGGCAGATGCGTGATCCCTTTGTTATGAAGAGTAACTTCATCAGCTATGCTGCCCATGCTTCCTGGCAGCAGGAAATTGATGCGGCCGCAGAACGTTCCCGTAAATATCTTAATCACTACCTTGGCGGCCTGATTGATGTGGAACACGAGGATGCGGATATCTTCATTGCCACATCGGGTACGGCGGTGAGCCAGAGCCGTGAGGCCATTGCCATGGCCCGGGAAGAGGGAATTAATGTGGGCCTCATCAAGATTAAAAGCATCCGTCCCTTCCCGGGAGAGGAGATCTGTGCCCTGGCATCCCGGGCAAAGGGCATCATTGTACCGGAATTCAACCGCGTGGGCTGGCTTGCCAAGGAAATATGCAGTGTGATTGACGAACCCCGCAAGGTTGTCCGGGGGCCCAGGGTTTTTGGCGGTATGACCATGCCACCGGAGCTTATTCTTGCAGAAATCAGGAGGATCCATCAATGAAAACCGGAATGCTGAAAATATCTCCCGGATTTGAGGAGATCATGCCGCCGGAATACCGGGAGCTGGTGGATAATGGTCCCTACGGCAAAAACTACGGCATCAATGACCTTGGATCTTACAAGGAGCTTCTG includes:
- a CDS encoding carbon monoxide dehydrogenase beta subunit family protein produces the protein MRESSYKVLPGPEGYLPPAAATMGVMLPDPGQAIMEGASVDSDVALRAAARKLIEARNPVFFPGPLILWDWKPGVAEKATALKELAEAVGAKMIPMPDYRPKYPMINPAIEVNPNHPNLTIWHNKIDVCLFIGVHCHYANLALKIIRGGTDCYTIAVCAEAGHEDAMISLRDAGLCELQRLRELVIELKGGINQ
- a CDS encoding LysR family transcriptional regulator, which produces MLNYKQLYYFWNVAKSGGVIRAAKHLHVTPQTISHQIGELEASLGTHLFRRVGKRMELTQAGEVALSRADEIFQIGNEIELLVRDQAISGGFVFRVGVVDTVPKSIAYQLLSATLNLSEPIRLVCHNDKPERLFGELAIHRLDLVIADQTLPRELGVKAYSHELGQSGVTFCASPSLAEGLADSFPASLQNAPMLMPSEGTSLRAVVNQWLSKNHLRPHIVAEFADTALLKAFGHTGLGIFPVPSVIADEVVRQYGVRIIGSSESEMIRFYAISLERRLKHPAVLAVRNLARTNLFQSTLPLPHARKAGSDPPC
- a CDS encoding SAM-dependent methyltransferase, whose product is MPHICSHKHVVHLENPLRRMLHQPERIYAPWVRPGMRILDIGCGGGFAAIPMARITGPKGVVFAADLQPEMLNRMLSRARREGVADLIFPHLCQADRIGTEGRFDFINAFWMLHEVPDIPTHLEEIRSLIRPNGRFFLSEPCFHVTAKAFAKEHEAVLAKGFRELARPRILMGRARVYAPA
- a CDS encoding MarR family winged helix-turn-helix transcriptional regulator; amino-acid sequence: MNDRTCRTQNLINLFLQVVEGIRRNERKARVYGGSPPLFPSEIHMIMRIGQNPGIHPAALAALAAVTRGAVSQVLAKLEAKELITRTDEISDDGRYQIWLTPAGKSAFEGHEQYHATMDTPLIQRMSDMSDSEFQVLEDFFVLLKEMTERHR
- a CDS encoding transketolase C-terminal domain-containing protein, translated to MIDQKIVDPDYLLFEAPRTSEYITGSEAVREAIKRANVDMAIAYPITPQSESMHLVGDIYAQGYVKEYFRGENEFAVMSSVAGASMAGVRVFTATGGPGTMRAFEVFPTWAGARLPIVCAFMTRGVNSPLTIQPDTIEMAYLLETGILMLHAENSQDLHDMLLMAFMVAEKTDVHIPVGVFADGFFVTHTRDKVNMLPEDCKLPSYDPYSAPVPVMDMENVPVRQMRDPFVMKSNFISYAAHASWQQEIDAAAERSRKYLNHYLGGLIDVEHEDADIFIATSGTAVSQSREAIAMAREEGINVGLIKIKSIRPFPGEEICALASRAKGIIVPEFNRVGWLAKEICSVIDEPRKVVRGPRVFGGMTMPPELILAEIRRIHQ
- a CDS encoding 5-(carboxyamino)imidazole ribonucleotide synthase, whose protein sequence is MKIGMLGGGQLARMLALAGIPLGCEFTIFSPDRKACAAPLGRSCCCDYSDEEALMDLAASSDVIGFEFENIPVRTLDFLAAHVPVRPGPEALRLAQDRVFEKELFTELGIPCAAFFPVDSLEDLHRAAASTGLPAVLKARRQGYDGRGQTLIRQTDELAPAWQLLGGQPAILESLVDFEREISVIAVRAVSGETAFYALSENTHHHGILRLAVSQPHDSMQAQAEIYARRLLDRLDYVGVLALELFQAGDHLLANEYAPRVHNSGHWTIEGAATSQFENHLRAIMGLPLGSTALRGVAATINLIGTVPDMARILGTPNTCLHLYGKACKPGRKLGHVTVCADSMKQLNQILSDLSGLFSSEAVSAVAETGHYQNQK
- the purE gene encoding 5-(carboxyamino)imidazole ribonucleotide mutase encodes the protein MNTEASEAPLVGIIMGSRSDWETMRHAADMLDELGVSHEVEVVSAHRTPDKLFQYAESAEERGLELVIAGAGGAAHLPGMVAAKCVLPVLGVPVQSRALNGMDSLLSIVQMPAGIPVGTLAIGRAGAINAALLAASILGIRYPQIRQAVAAYRRSQTESVLAQPDPRRQTP